The nucleotide window GAATGGGCTACCCTTTGTGGCTTCCTTCCAAAGAGTGTGGTATGGAAAGGGGGCTGGGGGCAAGGAGGggagtaactttacagtggaaaaGCCTGACATACACTGCTACTTCAACCAGGTGATCAGAgttaacatcaacagtgataagaCATTGGTAGTATGTACCCTTTATATGATGAGAATAGCATTTTCCTTCTGTGGTCTTCCTTCCCCAAACCCATAACCCTAagctaatcatgagaaaaaacatCAGAGAAATCCCAGTTGAGGGACATTccacaaaatacctgaccagtatttttcaaacattgATGACTCCAGGTCATCAAAAACCAGGAGAGTTTGAGAAAcagtcacagccaagaggagcctataAAGACATaacaactaaatgtaatatgaggggcgcctgggtggctcagtgacttaaacttctgccttcggctcaggtcatgatcttagggtgctgggatcgagccccgcatcgggctctctgctcagcagggagcctgcttcccccctctctctctgtctgcctctctgcctacttgtgatctctctctctgtcaaataaataaataaaatcttaaaaaaaaaagaattgcccaATAATTTGACACTTCTAGTCTAAATGTAATATGATATTCTGGATGGCATCCTTAACAGAAAAGTTAcattaaaaactaaggaaatctgaataaagtatggatttcagttagtaataataatattggtTTATTAATTGTGACGAATGTACCATGTTAATACAAGATCAATGGGGGGAAACTGGCTATAGGATATATGAATACTCTCTGTAATATCTTCACAGTAATTCTATAAATCTtaaacttttgaaataaaaaatatatcttaaaaaccTCCCGTATCCGCCCATTATACCACTCTCACCTGAGGAATAGCATCAACTTCCtcactgctctccctccctccaatcCATTCTCCTGGCATCCAGCAGAGGGCATTCTCTGAAACTGCAATCTGACCGTTTCTGAAGCCTTTCATTAAAACATGGGCGTTGGATGGAAAATTCGGGAGGTATATTGCAGAAGACCAACCTGGATATTTGTATGTTATCATTATTAGCCACAAAGGATCTAGAGGTATTTCTGGTGTCCGCCGAAATAAAGTTACTCtatccaaaatttaaaacaactcaGCCTTCCAGAGGTCTGCCTTTCAGACACCCAAATCCTGATCCCTTCCCCAACCCATCACACAACTATATCGTAATTTCCCTTTGCTTTCCCCTTCTCGCTATTCACTCTTTGGCTCGAGCCATCTTTTTTTGCCCTCTTTTTCCAGGTCCAGTTCCAGGAATCCTACACCGTCTCTCTAAAACAGGAGAGCATTCCTGAATTATTAGGATGTAATGTCTTGACagattactattttttaaaaactacatgcaaatgagaaaaatggattCCCATGATTCCCCATGCCCAGCTCACACTAGGCCTGAGGAAAGGTTTGACgcacaataaataaaaagatgaatcaTTGAACAAATGGATATTCTAGGGCGCAGGATGTTTCTTTGCGCCTGCGCAGGAGGGAAAGGCGTGGGAAGCTGTTTGCTACCTGCCGGGGTCCACTGCTGCCGCTGGTAGGAGGTGGGGCTTTCTCAGCCTCGCCCTGCCATTGGCCAGGATGGTCCGCATTGCTCTGACGCAGCACCTCTGCGGCCTGCGGAGCTCTCCCGCAGAAAACCAATaccttccccccaaccccgccacaCATACCACTGTCTTGCAGACCAGTGCGTAGAGGAGACAGTGATTTGAGGGTCTGTGGAAGAGACTGGCTCCTGGGGATGGCTCTCCAAGGGGGACAAAAGACTACAAGAAGCACTTTGAATTTGCTCAGAATTTTATTAGGATTACCAAGTTTCACAAGGAACAAGGAGGGGCTTCTGGGGGGGCGGGGACAGGAACACTGCAATGACAAGCGCCCTTGCATAGACACCAAGGCGGGCTAGCGGGCACAGCGTGGGGCAGGGCAAGGGATGGAGATAAAGAGAGGCTTGGGAGAACAGGGTGGCAGCAGAGCCCCCCAAGGCCACGGCGGCTCTCCCCGCTTCGGGATCAAGGGTGTCCACTCCACACAGCACGAGGAGGAGGATAGAGGGGCCCTGACCAAGGCATCACAATAAATACGTTTAGCAGCACACAGAAGCCTGCAGGAGAGGAGGGCCAAAAGGAAGGGGGAATCCCCCTTTCCCTTACCCCCAAAATAAGAACTCTGCAATTactaaaccataaaaataaactttaaaccCGTGTACGAATTCGGTCACCCCCCAGAAGTGCAATGTGGGGCCGCGCGGCCCTAGCTGAGGGGGAGGGcaaatggggcagggggagagggatacAGAGAGGCAGCCCTTGCAAGGGTGAAATGTTTATCCAGTTTTGCCCCTCTTCCCCGGGTTGGCCCAAGCATTTTGGACCTGAAGCACCTCCTCCATGTCAGAATCAGAGTCTTCCCCTCCTTCTGAGTCTTCGATCCCTTCCTCCTCATCGCTTCCCTCCTCGTTATCACTCTCCTCGCCTTCTTGTTCACTgtctgcaaagagggagagaggcaaggaggggaaaatggaggGTGATTAGATGAACAGgtagatgtcattctttttttgttgtttaaacaaaagaaatttatcttctcactgttctggaagctggaggacAGTACTCTTTTAACAGGgaacagagcccagagccagggtTTTGGGGGCCTGGAACACTTGCCAAGCACCTCTGCTTGGAACAAGCCAGTGTGTGTGTGacaaacctgtgtgtgtgtgtgtgtgtgtgtgtgtgtgtatgtgcgcccgtgcgcgcgcgcacaagggaggagtggaagggaagcaggaaagcAGGGTGGGCTTCCTGCCTCTGGCCTATCAAAATTGATACTCTGAAAGTTGCTTTTTCTCCCCCTGTAATGTGTCAATGTGTGTGTCTTCCTGAGTTCTGATCTCAGCTGAATAAACCTTCTGTTCATTCCAAAGCAGCTCCCCCGCTTTCTCCACAGTCTGCTCTAAACAGGCCCCAGTCTGTCTTTTTTagcccaatcccccacccccccaccccagggctgggcagatagctcttcctccccttctctgaaAGAAGATACCATCCGGGGGGCACCTCCTTCAGTTTCTGTAACTGAATATATGTCTACACTGAATCTACTCATCTAATGCCTCCTTCCTTGCCCCTGCACTCAATGGAAATTTGCCAGAGACCCGATGGCCAAAACCCCCAGGAGCGGTTCGTCTTCTACCTCCAGCTCTTTCTATCTTTCCCAGGGACCCATCTCTCCAAGGTCTGCCTGCCCACAGCCAGGCTCAGACATCTCCCTTGCCCGCCCTCTACCAGGCTCAGACATCTCCCTTGCCCGCCCTCTACCATCCCCTTCCTAGCTAAGGTTTGACTCTACTGCCTTGCCCCTTGCTCATTCCCTCCTCCTACCCCACTGTGGTCTGTCTCTGCCCCCATTAATATACTGAAACTACTTTTGCCAAGGTCACAGCGCTAAATCCGATGGACACATACCAGTCCTCATTTTACCTGACCTTTCAGCAGTACTAGATACTGAGGACTATCCCCTCCTTCTGAGAACATTCCATGACCCAGTTCTCTTCCCAATTCTACCTTCtcagagcttcagtttcctcatctatgataGTACCTACCTCTTAAGacttgctgtgaagattaaatgaatcaGCCAGTAACAGTAAATCACTcagaatagtgcctggtacacaATAAATACTTCATTAATACTAACTGGTCCCAGAATCCAGGGCTAGGATTCTGCTCTGGCTTATTACCTTCTTTATTTACATCCTCTGACTTCCCAGACATAAAACCAATCACCTGCCTGGGCTACCTGTATCTTAGGTCCAACAGGCCTTCCCAACTCCATGTTCCTCCCTGTATCTCATCAATCCTGCCACCATGTTATTCCCTATCCTAAGAATTGGCACCTCTGTTTGCCAGTCATCCAGGCCAGACCAAACCTGGGAGTCATCTTAAGGACTGCCTTCTCCCTCAGACCCCGACAGGCAAACCTTTCTCCACATTTCCTAAAATGCATGTTTTGGTGAACGCTAAACAATAGTTTCTGTGGTCAAGAAGTTTGGGGAAATTCCAATTTTAAGTTCCACAATGTTTAAAAGGGTTTCTTACAGCAGGGCTTTTCAGAGCCTTTAAGGTGCTAATGTACATGTGACTCTACCTGAGGATATTAATGTATGCAGTATGTCCCCAACATATCTTACTGGACATTTTTGTGAGAAGCAGCTTTCAGAACTAGTGAAGGATCCTCAAAAGACAAACAAGCCTGAGAGTTCCCTGAAGTCCTGGGCTGGGTACAGAGTATGCTGAATTATAAGGTGTTTGTCATTTCCCTGCTTTCTGTGTGTGAACTTGTCCTTCTCAGTTTTCTACCCACTTCCTATCTCTTCATTCTTCCTGTGACTTTTGCTCTGTTACAACCTATCTACCCACCACCTAGAACTggaatttgtttctttggttCTGCTAAGTTTGTAAGTTAAAGGTTCCCTGGTCTTGCTTTGTTTAAAAAGTTGCACAAAATGCTTCTTTTCCCCACAAGTGCAGACTGCATTCATGCCTTGATCCGGGCCAGCTTttctgagaagagaaaaggagggaaaacaagAGGGGTTCTAGGCTCACCTTCCTCactgccttcttcttcctcctccactgaGGAGTCTTCTTCAGAGATGTTCTCTACCTCATCCTCATAGTCATCCTGATTGTTGCTGTTATCCTGATCCTTGTCAGGGTCATCAGTGTCATTCTTGTAATCTTCGATGTCTCTGTCATCATCATCGCTGCCTTCATTGTCACCTTCATTGCCATCATCATCACTGCCTTCATTGTCGCCTTCATTGCCGTCATTATCTTCATCATCACTGCCCTCATTGTCTCCTTCGTTGTCACTGTCGCTGCTATCCTGGTTGTTGCCATTTCTGCCATGGTTGCCACCTTTGGGGTTCTCATCACCACCATCCGAGTTCTCATCACCATCAGGGTTCTCATTGTTGTCATCAGTATTCTCTTCATTGTCATCAGGGTTCTCTTCATTGTCATCAGTGTTGTCTTCAGGGTTCTCACTGTTGTCATCAGGGTTCTCATTGTTGTCGTCTGGATTCTCATTGTTGTCATCGGCACTCTCATTGTTGTCAGTGGTCTCATCATCAGAGCTCTCATTATTATCAGTGGTCTCCCTATCACCAGGGCTCTCATTGTCGGTGGTCTCACTGTCAGGGCTCTCATTGTGGTCAGGGCTCTCGCTGTCACAGAGGCACTCGCTAATGTCAGTTATCTCATTGTCAGTGGTCTCAAAGCAGTCAGTGGTCTCCATGAAGTCAGAGATCTTGATGTCATGAATGGTCTCATTGTCAGTGATACCATCACTGTCTGAGGTCTCACTGATAATGTCTTCCATTAGATGATAGTCATCAGAGTCTTCCAGGATCACAACCTCACACTTGTCCCTGTTTTTACTGTGGAGAAGCCTAGGGTTGAGTATAGGGTTGGTGGGAGGTAAGGCAGACACTGAAAGGTAGTAACTGGGGAGGCAGTAAGCTACAAGGGATCCCAGGGATGAGGTTAGGGTGGGGAAAGTCCCATTTCTGCTCCTGACTGCATGACCTCAGGGCAATCACACCCCATTTATGGGCATCACTCCCCACTTGTAAAACATATTGGACTGGATTCTCTCAAAGGTccctttggggggcacctgggtggctcagtgggttaaagcctctgcctttggctcaggtcatgatcccagggtcctgggatcaagccccggatcaggctctctgctcagcagggagcctgcttccccttctctctctgcctgcctctctgcctacttgtgatctctctctccctgtcaaataaataaataaaaaatcttttaaaaaaaagtccctttgGCTCTACAAATCCTGTGTGACACTAGCCTAATCTTTATCCCATGCCTAACAAACCACCTCTCAGCCACAAAACCACCAtcacctttcttccttttcttgcttctttttgtttgctCTGTAGCCCCCTTCTCCCATCATGTAGTAGCGCAGAGGGTTAACCCATAGGTCATTTTTGATAATCTGTTGAAAAAgagggtcggggtggggggaggggaacagtTATGAATACAAGCCCCAGAGCCTACTCCCAATTCCCCAAGCATCCAGAGGCAAGCCTAGCAAGGCTTTCTCTGGCAATGCCAGGAGGAGCCCCACCTCAGCAATCCTATCAGCCTCTGGGAGGCTGTGGTTTGAGAACCAGCTGAAGAAGCTGTGGTTGGTGTCCTGGTTCTTGTGCCTGCGGGCCTGGGGTTCCTGGCCCCGGTGCCAGCGGATTGGAGTGGAGTGAGACACCAGCCGGCCTGGAGGGAAAGGAGGCTATGGAGAGGACAGCAGACAAGGAcagatgggggatgggggtgtggaTTTTCCCTAGGACTGCCTCTTACCAGAGCGGTTGCGCTGGAACTCCTTGACAATCACCATGTTTGTGAAGTAGGGGTTTGTCTGGAAGTACAGCTTCATCTTATAGCCCATGGAGATGTGTCTGAGATCCTGTACCTGCTCAGGATAGAGATAATGTTGGGATCCCCACCATACCAAGGCccctcccaccctaccccccTCACCTCCAAGGGCCAGATTCCTTGCCCAatcctggtaaaaaaaaaatgtatctttggcCTGACCTGCAGATTGGTCAAGTAGCGGAAGATGTCTTCATCACGTCGGTTGATCAAGATTGAAATTTTGGGGTGGTTGAGGAACTGATGGAGGGAGCAGTTTAGGTCAAGGAGTGACTGTTCaatgagagaaggagggagggaaggccagGCAGGGCAGAGCAACAGAGAGGCTGGAGCAGAATTCCCTCTATGTTTATGTGATGTATGTGGAGCAAGTGGGTCATGGTACATGACCCACACTTTTCTTCCCATGATACTATGCAGTGAGCCTGTGTTTATGCAATGTCAAACCTCTGTGTTAGGTTGCCTTGCCTCGGTTCGTATTTGCTGTGTGTCTGGGTGTTTGTATTCAGAAGACATTGTGTTTCTGCGGGCTAAAGGCCCATGCCCAAGTGATGCTGTAACTGGTTGCTGAGGGCCTGGAGTCACATGATGTTCATTTAGGTGTCTGTGTCCACATGATATTGTGGATCTGGCTGTGAGGGTTTGTGTCCAAGTGATGCTGTGTGTCTGGGTGCTGAGGACCAATAGTCACATGATGCTCTGTGTCTGCATGCCAAGGACCCACGGCCACAAAATACGTGTGTGCCTGAGTGCTAACAGCCTGTGATCATGTGATACTTTGTAGGAGAGAGCCAAGGGTCTATATCAATGTAATTCCACCAGGAAGTTAAGCCCATGTGTTCCTAACATGttgtatgtatgtctgtatatGCCCCAGAGATAAGCTTTTCACCAGTAGCGAACAAGATTCTTCTTACtctcttatttccttcatttaacTCCTTGATCTCCACTATTTGATACTCCTTTGCCTGCCCCTTAAGGGGCTCCAGCCCCTTTCTAGTCCCCTTCTCTCCAGCCAGGATTGGGGTCTCCCTAGTACCTAAGCAGAGATCTAGCCTTTCAGAGCTAGGTGTGACTTCTGGGCAATTTCTTTGCTAtgtgcccttcccctccctcttcatcATTTCTGAATCAGTTCATCTTCTGtgtgtccctcccctcctcctttcacCACCTCTGGTCTAATTTTTCTGCTGTGTGCCCCTCTCTTACCCTAGCCATTTCACTACCTGtgatgcatatttttttaatattacgtTCCTCCTCTCCTGTTTTCCATTTGTGGTCCAGGTTTTATGCTGTGTGCCCCTCTACCCCCTTTACCATCTCTAGTCCAGCTTCTCTGATGTTTTGCCCCTCTCCTTCCATTCCTCCTCCACCAAACCTAGTTATTTTTCCAATAGGGGTCCACCCCCAcaccctttctctccccccaacccacccttTTTGTCATGGGCTCCTGGCCCATGAATATAGATGACAAGGATACTGCTTTGACCCAGAAGCCTGGAATATGCTGGATGATGAGGTCTCTGCGCTCCAGGAAGGGTCTTCGCATCTGAATGAACTTGCGTTTCAGACGGAGGAAGGCCTTGCCTGCCTTGATGTTCACCGCCTCCAGGTCCAGTTGAATGTTTTCCAGTGCCTGCAGGATGCACTCTATCCTCTCCGCATTCCTCTCCTTGCTATCCTTCTTcaccttcctctgcttcctcttcctcctcctcctcctcttcctcacacTCTCCTTTTCATCCTCGTCGTCATCTTCCACGATGATGATagcttcttccttccccctcGGACCGGCTAACTCCTGGTACCCCCACTCCCCTGCGCTACAGGTTTCTAGGGCCTTCTCTCCAGCAAAACTGCTGGGCTCCATAACCTGAAAGTCAATTTCCACACTTCCCCCAGAAGCCTCCGAAGGAGAGAATATTTCTAGGCTCTCCGTAGGAGGGGGCTCCCCCCCGTACCCCGACTCCATCgcaggctcccagctgggacTCCCAGCACCCAGGGTGAAGTACGCACGGATTCCCCCCTCCTCCAGAATGACATagggcggcggcgggggcagATCGGGGCCCAGTCCCACCCCCCTCATGTCAGCCAGCACCTGTGCCGCCTCGGTTTCCTCCCGGAGCCTCGGCCGCTGCTCGGGTGGAGGTAGGGGCAGTCGcaggagcggcggcggcggcggcggcggcggcagctggTCGTGCTGAGAGGGCTCTGAGCTACTCAGGCGGCGGGCCTTGGCCGGAGGCCCCTCATCTTGGCGGTCCATGGTGACCGCGCTCACAGCTCAGGGGATCGCACTCGCCCCTTCGCTCTCAACCAGGCCGCCGCTGCCTGTCACACCTGAAGCTGAGCCGCAGCACCTCACGCCACCACCTCTCCTCACAGCCTCGCTCTGGCGTTCCCTCCCACAGCGCCTGTCCTACTCCCTCCGCGCCAAGTGTCCAAGACCCACCCCCTTCTTGACGTAAAAGGCCCGTTCTGTCCCTCCATTGGCTGCCAGCCCCCGCCGAGGCTCTCGCTCTCCCTCGACCTCTGCCCGCTCTCACGCAATCTGCTTGCCAACACCGCACCTCATCGCTTTCCAATTGGCTCCTCTCGGACCCGCCAATCATCGGGCTGACTCCCCCAGCGACGAGTTGGAAACTGCATGGCGATTGGCTGCAAGGAAAACTGAGGGGGAAGAAACCCCTCTCCCACCCTTGCAGCGTTTTATCCAATGGGAAAAGTACCAGTGGCTCtgaagaccaaaaaacaaaacaaaaaacaaacgcAGCTTCGGAGCAGGATGTGCTCAAATAAAATTGGGAGAGCCTCGCTATcgttttcccccttctctgctctcccctcaACAACTACGCACTTCTTAAATCTGTCCCTTTCTCTATTCCCGGCGTTTGACTCTGTGGAGATCTGAAATGTGGCCCCCGGGGCTAGGGTTGCCCTAAAGGAGCCTGGAATTTAGAAACCTAGGACCTTTGGTTTGGAGCCAGATTTTTGACGTGGCTTTTTGCCTCTCTGCAAAATGGCTCTAGAAAtaatcacacacaaaaagtaaCTTCGTCTGCGTCATTAAAATGATTATGATTCCGTTCATCCACCAgatttttctaggattttctctctcttcgtCCACTTGATACTTGCCCTCCTTCCAATCCTTTCCTCAGTGTATGCCgcttttaattgtattttagaTTTTGGAGGGCCAGATTGATGGTCTTTCCTTTGGCGTGGTGGTGGGGTTCTGGATTTGGTCTGGGATTCACATCACGGGTGTGCTCCTCACTTTGTAACCCTAACCAAATCACTACCTCTCTCTGAGGGAGTGTCCTCAGAGACAGTTTCCTCTCCTCTAAATTAGGCATCCTTAAGACATGTAGGAAACTGCCCATTGCAGCCTTTCTGTGGTAGCAGAAAATTGGAGGCAACCTAGAGACCCATCACCAAGGGTATGGAGAAGAAACATGTGATAGATGTAGAAGATGGACCACTAGAATGAATTAGATCTACGTACAGCAACAAGGCTGGATCTCTCAAAAACAGAATGTTtagtgaaaaaagaaacagaacaagatTTATAGTACAATACtgtttatgtaaattaaaacacataacaataccatatatttttcacagatacacatatatgtaaataaacaCATGAACGGTGAATTGGAAGGACATACATTAAATACACAAGAGTGGGTGCCTATATGGGAGGGGGTATTGGATCAGGGATGGGTGATGaaggggaagaaacaaaacaaaacaaagaagaaaagggactCGCATGGACCAATGATGATGTAGTGTGCCAAGAACTGAGGATTATGGTCAACTCAATTCTGTGCACCTgagagaataagtaaataaacggTAAATTGAGTGCCCAGGGAGCAGGCTAGCTGGATAGACTCCCAGGCTTGGcttcccctcccgccccccataACATCCCTCCTCTAAATTTAGTCAAAGCTTACCAAAGTCCCAGATGTATACAGTGGACACTTCAGAAGGGCTCCCATCCCAGACTGAGCAGTCCCTCCAAAAGCCATTACTTGTAGGGGACATTTTCTAACCCTGTTATTTCTCCCATTCAAGTTTGATCCCCAATTCCCAGTCCCTAGTCTccaaagtggtccactttcaggAACACCTTGTTTGCGTTTTGGGGAGGAGACTGACACAGGAGTTGGATGGAACCCAGGGCGCTCCAGGATATGGGAAGATATAGGGTTCTCAAGTATCCTGTCCCCCATGTTCAGAGCCTGGGTCAAAGGAGTAAGATTTTACAAGATGGGAGTCTACCCTCTTGCTGCATACATATGTATGGTTCTAAAATTCTATTCTCCGACCACTCTACTTCCTACTGCAGGCACATACTCTAGTTTGTCTCCTTTCAATTAGGTGCAtacatgtacgtgtgtgtgtgtgtgtgccatatGTCCCCACATACAGGCATTTGCTCACATGTGTGCACCGGGCAGTGGTGCCTATCCACACAAAGTCACACAGACAGAGTCCCACTTGACCATACCTCCCCACATGTGGTCATGCagacaggacacacacacacacacacacacacacacagagtcagaaAGAGAAGACATCCAATATAGCattgttcttttcagttttccatttaCAAAATCCAATGGTGAATCCAGgcagatagaaaaaagaaatggaggaaaacccTCCAGAATGTACCCTACCTACTCCCACCCCTgtggttcccccccaccccaatccctgGGAAAGGCACCCCCATCACTATCACTGAGAGAACAGGtaccctccaccccagcctctcAGCCACTCTGGCCTGCCTTTCCAGGGCCACTCCACAGCCAGGCTCATTAATGTCTCTCCTGCCTAGAGTGCCCTCCCCATTCCTCTTGGGTCAAGTCTTCCCCAATTCTGGGGCTGtcttgggggtaggaaaagagctTAGGACAACAGCTTCTatcaggaagggaaaggaggataGATAAATACagatctccccctcccccaggaaatgggggggggggacaaagaaTCTGGGCAAGGCCAGGCAAAGGAATGCCAGCTTGGCTCACCAGTCCATAAGAACTGGCAGTAATGTGAGCCCAGAGTGGACTCTGCCCTGGGAGGGAGGCTTGGGCTCTCCCACCTGGAGAATCTGGCTGCAGTCTGCTCCATTTTgggtggagggaagaagagggagaagggctgTTCTGGGAAAGGAAGTTGGGGGCTGAGGGCCCAGAAGGCCTAGGGCTACCAAGAGGGGCTTGAGACAGACCCCCAAGGCTTGAAGGGGACCAAACGAGGTCAAATAAGAATGGACTCAAGTCCACAGTGCCTTGGAGCTTATGCCATCCCCCAACTTTTCATCCTCAGGAGAATAGTGTGAACCCAGGAGACAATTCTGGGGCTGAGTTCTGCTCTGACCCAGGCACTGGGATCCAGTTACTCTGGGGAGTTTTGCTCTCTTCCTACACTTCCCCTGGGGGAATGCACCTGCCTATATGGCACCCACATCAACCCTAGCGAGGCTGGAGTGGATTTCCATCCTCAGGAAGAAGAGTTGGGGACTAGGGATCCAGGAGGCAGCTCGAAAGAATGCAGCCAAGCTCGGGTCTCTTCAGCTCGAGGCGTGCAGCTCACATCCCGTTCTTCACCTAGCATGGACCCATCCCAGaggtccttctccctcccctcctggcttCTTGAACAGATGCTCAAGAAACACTTGGGAGGTCTggacatggtggggagggagaggaaaccAGGCTTGGGACCAGGGTTAGCTTAAAACAACATCGCACACAACATAGCAATTAAACGTCTCTGCTCCCGGGGGACCCAGCACCCTCTTTGGTCCCTGTTGTCAGCAGATGAATTTCTCCCTCAACATCCAGCCCTTGCTAAAGGACTCGGAAGGGTGCATGGGAGCAGAGGGGGCAATAAGAGCTCTGGAAGTCTATTTTACAGAACAAATTTCCCCCTTCTGGACAATGTCAGAAGGAGAGACATTAAAGCAAGAAAGCCCGTCTCCTCAGCTGTTAGTAGAAAAACCTGCATTTTCAGTCTTAACTTCTTTTTCTGAATTGTCActtctgagagagaaaggaagagagagaaagagagagagagagagaggaaatgagagagattGTAGAAGTGGAGAAGGAGGCAGCGGAGACAGGCCCCACAGAATTAGAAATGCCTCTTTTCTagtcccccaccccagtctccaACCCTGGGGAGGTGTCGGCAAAGATGCCTAGATTCTGGGTGGTTCGAGGGGCTAGGGCTGGAGCTCAGAAAGAAAGGCTCCTATATGGGGCCCACCCTTCCCTTACTGCTGGCTCCATCACGGTAGCCATGAtctccctgcctgtctgtctaccaGCTTGCTTCACATAACACAGTAGGGTTCTCTGGGAGCCGGGGCACCTCCTGTGCCCCAGCAGGGGGCGTGAGTCCTCAGGCACTTCTTGAGGTCCTTGTTGAGCAGGAAGCAGACGATCGGGTTGACAGCAGCCTGGGCGAAGCTCATCCAAACAGCAGTGGCCAGGTAACGGTGGGGCACGGCACAGGCTTTCACAAACACTCGCCAGTAGCAGGCCACAATGTAGGGTGACCagaggagcaagaagagcagtGTGATCGCGTAGAACATACGGCCCAGCTGCTTTTCACCCTTGACCTCGTCCATGCCCAGTAGTCGCCGGCTGGCTGCGTGCCCATTCTGCCTAATACCCAGCAGGGTTGGTGGCATGGGCCCACGGCCAAAGCCAGCGATCCAGTTGGCAGCAGCCTGGCCGGTGGCCCCAGGGCCATGGAATGTCCAGTTCTGGCTGATGGCTGGCACCATCTGCACTGGCTTCATCTTGCGGTGACGATACTCGAAGAGGAGCAGCTTGCCATAGACAGCATGTGTAGCTGCCATGAGCACAGCCAACATAAGCATGAAGCCCAGCGTGTCATTGGCCTTGAAATAGCGATGCTCAAAGATGCACTGGTCCTCCTCACGGATAAA belongs to Lutra lutra chromosome X, mLutLut1.2, whole genome shotgun sequence and includes:
- the TSPYL2 gene encoding testis-specific Y-encoded-like protein 2 isoform X2 — protein: MDRQDEGPPAKARRLSSSEPSQHDQLPPPPPPPPLLRLPLPPPEQRPRLREETEAAQVLADMRGVGLGPDLPPPPPYVILEEGGIRAYFTLGAGSPSWEPAMESGYGGEPPPTESLEIFSPSEASGGSVEIDFQVMEPSSFAGEKALETCSAGEWGYQELAGPRGKEEAIIIVEDDDEDEKESVRKRRRRRKRKQRKVKKDSKERNAERIECILQALENIQLDLEAVNIKAGKAFLRLKRKFIQMRRPFLERRDLIIQHIPGFWVKAFLNHPKISILINRRDEDIFRYLTNLQVQDLRHISMGYKMKLYFQTNPYFTNMVIVKEFQRNRSGRLVSHSTPIRWHRGQEPQARRHKNQDTNHSFFSWFSNHSLPEADRIAEIIKNDLWVNPLRYYMMGEGGYRANKKKQEKEESKNRDKCEVVILEDSDDYHLMEDIISETSDSDGITDNETIHDIKISDFMETTDCFETTDNEITDISECLCDSESPDHNESPDSETTDNESPGDRETTDNNESSDDETTDNNESADDNNENPDDNNENPDDNSENPEDNTDDNEENPDDNEENTDDNNENPDGDENSDGGDENPKGGNHGRNGNNQDSSDSDNEGDNEGSDDEDNDGNEGDNEGSDDDGNEGDNEGSDDDDRDIEDYKNDTDDPDKDQDNSNNQDDYEDEVENISEEDSSVEEEEEGSEEDSEQEGEESDNEEGSDEEEGIEDSEGGEDSDSDMEEVLQVQNAWANPGKRGKTG
- the GPR173 gene encoding probable G-protein coupled receptor 173, whose amino-acid sequence is MANTTGEPEEVSGALSPPSASAYVKLVLLGLIMCVSLAGNAILSLLVLKERALHKAPYYFLLDLCLADGIRSAVCFPFVLASVRHGSSWTFSALSCKIVAFMAVLFCFHAAFMLFCISVTRYMAIAHHRFYAKRMTLWTCAAVICMAWTLSVAMAFPPVFDVGTYKFIREEDQCIFEHRYFKANDTLGFMLMLAVLMAATHAVYGKLLLFEYRHRKMKPVQMVPAISQNWTFHGPGATGQAAANWIAGFGRGPMPPTLLGIRQNGHAASRRLLGMDEVKGEKQLGRMFYAITLLFLLLWSPYIVACYWRVFVKACAVPHRYLATAVWMSFAQAAVNPIVCFLLNKDLKKCLRTHAPCWGTGGAPAPREPYCVM
- the TSPYL2 gene encoding testis-specific Y-encoded-like protein 2 isoform X1; the protein is MDRQDEGPPAKARRLSSSEPSQHDQLPPPPPPPPLLRLPLPPPEQRPRLREETEAAQVLADMRGVGLGPDLPPPPPYVILEEGGIRAYFTLGAGSPSWEPAMESGYGGEPPPTESLEIFSPSEASGGSVEIDFQVMEPSSFAGEKALETCSAGEWGYQELAGPRGKEEAIIIVEDDDEDEKESVRKRRRRRKRKQRKVKKDSKERNAERIECILQALENIQLDLEAVNIKAGKAFLRLKRKFIQMRRPFLERRDLIIQHIPGFWVKAFLNHPKISILINRRDEDIFRYLTNLQVQDLRHISMGYKMKLYFQTNPYFTNMVIVKEFQRNRSGRLVSHSTPIRWHRGQEPQARRHKNQDTNHSFFSWFSNHSLPEADRIAEIIKNDLWVNPLRYYMMGEGGYRANKKKQEKEERLLHSKNRDKCEVVILEDSDDYHLMEDIISETSDSDGITDNETIHDIKISDFMETTDCFETTDNEITDISECLCDSESPDHNESPDSETTDNESPGDRETTDNNESSDDETTDNNESADDNNENPDDNNENPDDNSENPEDNTDDNEENPDDNEENTDDNNENPDGDENSDGGDENPKGGNHGRNGNNQDSSDSDNEGDNEGSDDEDNDGNEGDNEGSDDDGNEGDNEGSDDDDRDIEDYKNDTDDPDKDQDNSNNQDDYEDEVENISEEDSSVEEEEEGSEEDSEQEGEESDNEEGSDEEEGIEDSEGGEDSDSDMEEVLQVQNAWANPGKRGKTG